One window of Streptomyces sp. NBC_00273 genomic DNA carries:
- a CDS encoding sensor histidine kinase, producing MSKLTGWWKNRSSAGKVELYTRWSFHLFVLIEITSFGMPALAAAAEHSSDRALPFSLFLLLCAHAVLCGVLSSKALTWVVGRRERPTRLAVTTASLTATAVLGILALKAAGKIDEPALAPMLVLGLTCFTAGSLVLCMRSVRSMRYVGPVAAAGTGVPALALGLPAVHALGYFVGVLLCCLFFSATSGFSAWLLRTVHELDRAREVQARLAVAEERLRFGRDLHDVMGRNLAVIALKSELAIQLARRERPEAVEQMIEVQRIAQESQREVRDVVRGYREADLSVELEGARGVLSAAGMDCRVDFRAARGRELPAEVQSALGWVVREATTNILRHGDAHRCLIRLTAEEAGSVTLVVENDGAPEAPAGPPGSGLAGLRERLAALDGTLQAGLVGDGRFRLLAQIPDRRLQELEVRA from the coding sequence GTGTCGAAGCTGACGGGGTGGTGGAAGAACCGCAGCAGTGCGGGGAAGGTCGAGCTGTACACGCGGTGGTCGTTCCACCTGTTCGTGCTCATCGAGATCACGTCGTTCGGAATGCCGGCGTTGGCGGCCGCCGCCGAGCACTCCTCCGACCGGGCACTGCCCTTCTCGCTCTTCCTGCTGCTGTGCGCCCACGCGGTGCTGTGCGGGGTGCTCTCCTCCAAGGCGCTCACCTGGGTGGTGGGGCGGCGCGAACGCCCCACCCGGCTGGCGGTGACCACGGCCTCCCTGACCGCCACGGCCGTCCTGGGAATCCTCGCCCTGAAGGCGGCCGGAAAGATCGACGAGCCGGCGTTGGCTCCGATGCTCGTGCTGGGCCTCACCTGTTTCACCGCCGGATCGCTGGTGCTCTGCATGCGATCGGTGCGGAGCATGCGGTACGTCGGCCCGGTCGCCGCGGCCGGAACGGGGGTGCCCGCACTCGCCCTGGGCCTGCCGGCCGTACATGCTCTGGGGTACTTCGTCGGGGTGCTGCTGTGCTGCCTGTTCTTCAGCGCCACCAGCGGGTTCTCGGCCTGGCTGCTGAGGACCGTCCACGAGCTCGACCGGGCCCGCGAGGTCCAGGCACGCCTCGCGGTGGCGGAGGAACGCCTGCGGTTCGGCCGCGACCTGCACGACGTGATGGGCCGCAACCTGGCGGTGATCGCGCTCAAGAGCGAGCTGGCGATACAGCTGGCCCGGCGCGAACGGCCGGAAGCGGTGGAGCAGATGATCGAGGTGCAGCGGATCGCCCAGGAGTCCCAGCGGGAGGTACGGGACGTGGTGCGGGGCTACCGGGAAGCGGACCTCTCGGTGGAGCTGGAGGGTGCCCGCGGGGTGCTCAGCGCGGCCGGAATGGACTGCCGCGTGGACTTCCGGGCGGCGCGGGGCCGGGAGCTGCCGGCCGAGGTCCAGTCGGCCCTCGGCTGGGTGGTGCGGGAGGCGACGACGAACATCCTGCGACACGGGGACGCGCACCGCTGCCTGATCCGGCTGACCGCCGAGGAGGCGGGCTCCGTGACGCTGGTGGTGGAGAACGACGGGGCGCCCGAGGCCCCGGCCGGGCCGCCCGGCTCGGGGCTGGCCGGACTGCGGGAACGACTCGCGGCCCTGGACGGGACCCTGCAGGCGGGGCTGGTCGGCGACGGCCGCTTCCGGCTGCTGGCACAGATCCCGGACCGACGACTGCAAGAACTGGAGGTGCGGGCGTGA